A single Pedobacter sp. PACM 27299 DNA region contains:
- a CDS encoding regulatory protein RecX — protein sequence MENSEKKTVKYDKKTALFKVEHYCAYQERAQQEVRNKLYEWGLRPDEVEENISELITTNYLNEERFAQAYVSGKFNIKKWGKIKIKQALKIKKVPEKMILKALNTIDYDDYLKAILVSAEKKSNLIKENDPYKRRNKLITHLMTKGFENNLIMEVLKDNDLY from the coding sequence TTGGAAAATTCAGAGAAAAAAACCGTCAAATACGATAAGAAAACAGCTTTATTCAAAGTTGAGCATTATTGTGCTTATCAGGAACGCGCACAGCAGGAAGTGAGGAATAAGCTTTATGAATGGGGATTGAGGCCCGATGAGGTGGAAGAAAACATTTCTGAACTCATCACCACCAACTATTTAAATGAAGAAAGGTTTGCGCAAGCTTATGTTTCCGGCAAGTTTAACATCAAGAAATGGGGTAAAATAAAAATCAAGCAAGCCTTAAAAATAAAAAAGGTGCCTGAGAAAATGATTTTAAAAGCTTTAAATACGATTGATTATGATGATTATTTAAAAGCTATATTGGTTTCTGCGGAAAAAAAGTCAAATTTAATTAAGGAAAATGATCCGTATAAAAGAAGGAATAAGCTCATTACACACTTAATGACAAAGGGATTTGAAAATAATTTAATCATGGAAGTACTGAAAGACAATGATTTATACTAA
- a CDS encoding TIGR00730 family Rossman fold protein has translation MTSEEKIRSAFENKNWQEIKVTDSWQIFKIMAEFVDGFEKLAKIGPCVSIFGSARTAETNKYYEIAVECGRLLTERGYGVITGGGPGIMEAGNKGAHMNGGKSVGLNIDLPFEQFHNKYIDHNKLLEFDYFFIRKVMFMKYSQGFVVLPGGMGTMDELFEAITLIQTGKIARFPIVLVGKEYWGGLVDWITSTMLNKEHNIHAEDLNLFRLVDTAEEAAEHIFRFYDKYVLKPNF, from the coding sequence ATGACAAGTGAAGAGAAAATTAGAAGTGCATTTGAGAACAAAAACTGGCAGGAAATAAAAGTTACAGATTCCTGGCAGATCTTTAAAATCATGGCTGAATTTGTAGATGGCTTTGAGAAATTAGCGAAAATTGGCCCATGCGTGTCTATCTTCGGATCTGCAAGAACAGCGGAAACAAATAAGTACTATGAAATTGCAGTAGAATGTGGCAGGTTACTTACAGAACGTGGATATGGCGTGATCACCGGTGGTGGTCCCGGAATTATGGAAGCAGGAAATAAAGGCGCCCACATGAATGGAGGGAAGTCTGTAGGTTTAAACATTGACCTTCCTTTTGAACAATTCCACAACAAATATATTGACCATAATAAGTTATTAGAATTTGATTATTTCTTCATCAGGAAAGTGATGTTCATGAAATATTCACAGGGTTTTGTCGTATTACCTGGTGGTATGGGTACAATGGATGAGCTTTTCGAAGCGATTACCTTGATTCAGACGGGCAAAATTGCCAGATTCCCAATTGTATTAGTGGGGAAAGAGTACTGGGGTGGTTTAGTAGATTGGATTACTTCAACAATGCTGAATAAAGAACATAACATTCATGCGGAAGATCTGAACTTGTTTAGGTTAGTAGATACTGCAGAAGAAGCTGCTGAGCATATTTTCAGGTTCTATGATAAATATGTGTTAAAACCTAATTTCTAG
- a CDS encoding PNGase F N-terminal domain-containing protein: MKTHLFSIAMLFISTALFAQKNTQATEAVITYGSRSNGKEVGGEKKLFIKGSQARISGQERQAKQEQFLQFSEAATYQVLNSNGNLYTLKKPFSEYVSAELIAGIDTIMGIPCKKAKVFIRSNTIEIWYTNDLKIKGTPDLTIAPGLGLILKTIRNGNTETYAKKMDYRKVKAEELAWPKQWGSLLDEAAYQRQMIESRYQTISIFNKEKISFGNKIENPAADQLNATYHFSGGTVILKKVKLPTVKAGQSVFAELIQNSNGDAYDRTGSVFMIPVDKSISFLDALQNGLKTLPVYSARNGKKYQGVIATDNYLPPLELMRFFTSFGVKHFNEQAKIKGYNWADSVIYKQDITLLAPKLQGEVWIGVFIGNYDKGGHTVSLNLNYYPGYEGEKEKEKKSYLMPVFNTTNLMEMAGQEYGTMFEKDSLTVTIDVPQGLKNLRLRYLTTGHGGWGKGDEFVPKLNELFVDGKRVYHFIPWREDCATYRFSNPSSGNFGNGLSSSDLSRSNWCPGTLTLPVEIPLENLSPGKHTLQVAIPLGKPEGTSFSSWNVSGVLIADQE; the protein is encoded by the coding sequence ATGAAGACCCATTTATTTAGCATCGCAATGCTATTCATCAGCACTGCTTTATTCGCACAAAAAAACACACAAGCCACAGAAGCAGTCATCACTTATGGTTCCCGCAGTAACGGCAAAGAAGTTGGCGGAGAAAAAAAACTTTTTATCAAAGGAAGTCAAGCCAGAATCTCCGGTCAGGAACGCCAGGCAAAACAAGAACAATTTCTGCAATTTTCGGAAGCAGCTACCTATCAGGTACTGAATAGCAACGGAAATCTATACACCTTAAAAAAACCGTTCTCTGAATATGTATCGGCAGAACTAATTGCAGGTATAGATACCATCATGGGTATCCCCTGCAAAAAAGCAAAGGTGTTTATCCGTTCCAATACCATTGAAATATGGTACACAAACGACTTGAAAATTAAGGGAACGCCCGACCTGACTATTGCACCGGGACTTGGTCTTATTTTAAAAACCATCCGCAATGGCAATACAGAAACTTACGCGAAAAAGATGGATTACCGCAAAGTAAAAGCCGAGGAACTTGCCTGGCCAAAACAATGGGGCAGTCTGCTTGACGAAGCCGCTTATCAGCGTCAAATGATTGAAAGTCGTTACCAAACGATCAGTATCTTCAATAAGGAAAAGATCAGTTTTGGAAATAAAATAGAGAACCCTGCAGCTGATCAGTTGAATGCCACTTATCATTTTTCTGGCGGTACGGTAATTCTTAAAAAAGTAAAACTTCCAACCGTAAAAGCGGGGCAATCCGTTTTTGCTGAACTGATCCAAAATTCTAATGGTGATGCTTATGACAGAACAGGTTCCGTATTTATGATTCCGGTAGATAAGTCTATTTCTTTCCTGGATGCTTTGCAAAATGGCTTAAAGACTTTACCAGTGTACAGTGCCCGTAATGGCAAAAAATATCAAGGGGTAATTGCGACAGATAATTATCTACCACCGCTGGAACTGATGCGTTTCTTCACCTCCTTTGGGGTAAAACATTTCAATGAACAGGCAAAAATCAAAGGATACAACTGGGCAGATTCTGTCATTTACAAACAAGACATTACCCTGCTTGCACCAAAATTGCAAGGCGAAGTTTGGATTGGTGTGTTTATCGGAAACTACGATAAAGGTGGACACACGGTGAGTTTGAATCTAAATTATTATCCAGGATACGAGGGCGAAAAAGAGAAAGAAAAAAAATCTTACCTCATGCCTGTATTTAATACCACCAACCTAATGGAGATGGCTGGACAAGAATACGGAACTATGTTCGAAAAAGATTCCTTAACAGTCACAATTGATGTACCGCAAGGCTTGAAAAACCTTCGTTTAAGGTACCTCACAACCGGCCATGGCGGCTGGGGTAAAGGCGATGAATTTGTTCCGAAACTGAATGAACTTTTTGTAGATGGGAAAAGGGTTTATCACTTTATTCCCTGGAGAGAAGATTGTGCAACGTACCGTTTCAGCAACCCTTCTTCTGGTAATTTCGGAAATGGTCTTTCTTCTTCAGATTTAAGTCGTTCAAACTGGTGCCCTGGAACACTAACCCTTCCTGTAGAAATCCCATTGGAGAACTTAAGTCCGGGAAAACATACCCTGCAAGTTGCAATTCCTCTTGGAAAACCTGAAGGCACCAGCTTCAGCTCCTGGAATGTTTCCGGTGTATTAATTGCTGATCAGGAATAA
- the sufD gene encoding Fe-S cluster assembly protein SufD: MTNIAYFKDQFEGLADDDSTDTIKELSKAAFENFNRSGLPTSKLEEWKYTNISSLFEKNYQFSKDNSQEELSYSALEALNLPGQNEANVLYFIDGRFMPGLSKIRSSEKELVILPLETAAAGPYQKIVKEHLGSSSKYLKDGLHALNTAFIQEGVFIYLPKGQQLELPLYLHHITQATTENIISQPRSLVYLAENSNLQLVETYTTLGSMESFSNEVIEIVLEERAFLAYYKLQNDGPNAAQLSSTQIHQIGKSYVQSLTISLNGGVIRNNLNLILDSPGNETHLYGLSLLKGKSHVDHHTLVDNKQPNCFSNQLYKGIANDTATGIFSGRIIVQPDAQKTNAYQSSKNIILSDLATINAKPQLEIFADDVKCSHGCTVGQLDEEAMFYLRARGIPLKSAESLLLQAFSSDILNQIKLEPLRKHVEQLILAHLASS; this comes from the coding sequence ATGACCAACATCGCTTATTTTAAAGATCAATTTGAAGGTTTAGCCGATGATGATTCTACCGATACCATAAAGGAACTGAGTAAAGCTGCTTTTGAGAACTTTAATCGATCAGGATTACCAACGTCTAAACTGGAAGAATGGAAATACACGAACATCAGCAGCTTATTTGAAAAGAACTATCAGTTTTCAAAAGACAATTCCCAGGAAGAGCTTAGTTATTCGGCCTTGGAAGCGCTTAATTTACCTGGACAAAATGAAGCCAATGTGCTCTATTTTATTGATGGACGATTTATGCCTGGCTTATCAAAGATCCGTTCTTCTGAAAAAGAACTGGTCATTTTACCATTGGAAACAGCGGCTGCCGGACCTTATCAAAAAATCGTAAAAGAACATTTAGGCAGCAGCAGTAAATATCTGAAAGATGGTCTTCATGCGCTAAACACTGCATTTATACAAGAAGGTGTTTTCATTTACCTTCCTAAGGGGCAGCAATTGGAGCTGCCTTTGTATTTGCACCACATTACTCAGGCCACTACAGAAAATATTATTTCCCAGCCACGCAGCCTCGTCTATTTGGCAGAAAACTCTAATTTACAGCTTGTAGAAACCTATACGACGCTAGGCAGCATGGAAAGTTTTAGTAATGAGGTTATAGAAATTGTCCTGGAAGAGCGTGCATTTCTAGCTTATTATAAACTTCAAAATGACGGGCCAAATGCAGCACAGCTGAGCAGTACACAGATCCATCAAATTGGAAAAAGCTATGTGCAATCCTTAACGATTTCCCTGAATGGCGGAGTGATCCGTAACAACCTGAACCTCATTTTAGACTCTCCGGGTAATGAAACACACCTATACGGTCTTTCTCTTTTAAAAGGGAAAAGCCATGTAGACCATCACACTTTGGTGGACAATAAGCAGCCAAATTGCTTCAGTAATCAGCTTTACAAAGGAATAGCGAATGATACTGCAACCGGAATTTTCAGTGGAAGAATCATTGTACAGCCGGATGCGCAAAAGACCAATGCTTATCAATCCAGCAAAAATATCATTTTGTCAGACCTGGCCACGATAAATGCCAAGCCGCAGCTGGAGATCTTTGCCGATGATGTTAAGTGTTCTCATGGCTGTACCGTTGGACAGCTGGATGAAGAAGCGATGTTCTATTTAAGAGCAAGGGGAATTCCTTTAAAATCCGCGGAGTCCTTATTATTACAGGCCTTTTCATCAGATATTTTAAATCAAATCAAACTGGAACCTTTACGCAAGCATGTTGAACAATTAATTTTAGCTCACTTAGCCAGTTCATAA
- a CDS encoding DUF502 domain-containing protein yields the protein MNRIGRALLRYIIKGLLIVLPIALSIFIVIVAVTTVDSWLNVNNILGVDPQTGASRNIPGLGLALVVAITLVAGIFVTNFVTEPMYNWFARILDRLPILKFIYSSIKDLTEAFVGDEKKFNNPVLVEVEGNLKRIGFLTQSDLSAIGLPGESIVYFPFSYSFAGQVYVVKNEKIKPLNMTAAEAMKLVVSGGVSHF from the coding sequence ATGAACAGAATCGGTAGAGCCTTGTTAAGATACATCATCAAAGGACTCTTAATTGTATTGCCTATTGCGCTAAGTATTTTTATTGTGATCGTTGCTGTAACCACAGTAGACAGCTGGTTAAACGTGAACAATATCCTGGGTGTTGATCCTCAGACCGGAGCCAGCAGAAACATTCCTGGCCTTGGTTTAGCACTTGTAGTGGCCATCACACTTGTAGCCGGTATTTTCGTTACGAATTTCGTAACTGAACCTATGTATAATTGGTTTGCCAGAATATTGGACAGACTGCCTATCCTTAAATTTATTTATTCGTCCATAAAAGACCTTACAGAAGCTTTCGTTGGCGATGAAAAGAAATTCAATAACCCCGTACTGGTAGAGGTAGAAGGTAATTTGAAGCGAATTGGGTTTCTTACTCAGAGCGACTTATCAGCAATCGGCCTTCCAGGAGAATCTATTGTATATTTTCCCTTTTCTTACTCTTTCGCTGGACAAGTATACGTAGTTAAAAATGAGAAAATTAAGCCTTTAAATATGACTGCCGCAGAGGCTATGAAATTGGTTGTTTCAGGCGGAGTAAGTCATTTCTAA
- a CDS encoding ATP-binding cassette domain-containing protein produces the protein MMLSIKNIHANIEGKEILKGINLDIKAGEVHAIMGPNGSGKSTLASVLAGREEYEVTEGSITFLDKNLLDLSIEDRAREGLFLALQYPVEIPGLSTTNFIKAAVNEKRKYHGQEPLDALAF, from the coding sequence ATGATGTTATCTATTAAAAATATACACGCAAATATTGAGGGCAAAGAGATCCTGAAGGGTATCAATCTGGACATCAAAGCCGGAGAAGTCCATGCGATTATGGGGCCAAATGGCTCCGGAAAAAGCACACTAGCCTCTGTACTTGCAGGAAGAGAAGAATATGAAGTGACCGAAGGCAGCATTACCTTTTTAGATAAAAATCTATTGGATTTATCTATTGAAGACCGTGCTAGGGAGGGCTTATTTCTGGCCCTGCAATATCCTGTTGAAATCCCAGGACTGAGCACAACAAATTTTATTAAAGCCGCAGTCAATGAAAAGCGCAAGTATCATGGACAGGAACCCCTGGATGCCCTCGCTTTTTGA
- a CDS encoding bifunctional UDP-N-acetylmuramoyl-tripeptide:D-alanyl-D-alanine ligase/alanine racemase yields the protein MSSTTYTIDHFAEILHAKAFIPQPQLIVTRLVIDSRAVIDPESSLFFALQAKRDGHEYLKEAYANGIRCFVISDEQYFNVFPDANMLLVESVGQALQTLAIAHRDQYDLKVLAITGSNGKTIVKEWLYQLLAADYNIIRSPKSFNSQIGVPLSVWNIREEHTLGIFEAGISKENEMEALQRIIQPTIGILTNIGEAHAEGFPSQKVKLLEKLKLFKEAELFIYSPEYTSGIPIQELPGQRKFSWSLSQKADLQISFVEPIEDKTYIRALYKAAEIECLIPFSDRASVENGIICWATLLSMGYSPEEADVRLEKLNRVGMRLELKNGINQCSVIDDSYIADIPSLAIALDFLNLQNQHPKKTLILSDLHETGKQESLLYKEIADLLKQKNLQRLIGIGPNISSMASLFDLEASFFESTQDFIDHFPAVHFYDETILVKGARKFEFERISKLIAQKVHDTVLEIDLNGLAGNLQFYRNKLQPGVKIMAMVKAFSYGSGSFEIANVLQYHKVDYLAVAYTDEGVALRKAGITMPIMVMSPEPSAFDAIVKYKLEPEIYNLDVLNSFLNFLHFEIRDYPVHLKIDTGMHRLGFEETEVDELLRTLQGTKKLKVASAFSHLVGSDEIQHDEFTKHQIERFKSMAQRITEGLDYKFIWHISNTSGISRHPEAQFDMVRLGIGLYGHDGGLNHNKGLQTVAVLKTTITQVKELKPNETVGYGRQGLLPDGGTIATVKIGYADGYTRRFGNGVGKMLVNGQLVPTVGVICMDMCMLDVTGLDVKTGDEVIVFNGKLTVAMLAEQIGTIPYEILTNISQRVKRIYFYE from the coding sequence ATGAGCAGTACCACCTATACTATTGACCATTTTGCGGAAATTCTTCATGCAAAAGCTTTTATTCCTCAGCCGCAACTGATCGTAACCAGACTGGTAATCGATAGCAGAGCGGTAATTGACCCTGAAAGCTCTTTATTTTTTGCCTTGCAGGCGAAGCGTGATGGTCACGAGTATCTGAAAGAGGCTTATGCTAACGGAATCCGTTGTTTTGTGATCAGTGACGAACAGTATTTTAATGTTTTTCCGGATGCAAACATGCTGCTGGTTGAAAGTGTGGGTCAGGCTTTGCAGACATTGGCCATCGCTCATCGCGATCAATACGACTTAAAAGTACTGGCCATTACCGGAAGCAATGGGAAAACTATTGTCAAAGAATGGCTTTATCAGCTTTTAGCTGCCGATTACAACATTATTCGCAGTCCTAAAAGCTTTAACTCTCAGATCGGAGTACCGCTGTCGGTATGGAATATCCGGGAGGAACATACACTTGGGATTTTCGAGGCCGGAATCTCCAAGGAAAATGAAATGGAAGCACTACAACGCATTATCCAACCAACAATTGGAATATTAACCAATATAGGGGAGGCACATGCCGAAGGCTTTCCTTCACAGAAGGTGAAATTGCTGGAAAAATTAAAACTATTTAAAGAGGCGGAACTATTTATTTATTCTCCAGAATATACCAGCGGAATTCCGATTCAGGAACTCCCTGGACAAAGGAAATTCTCCTGGAGCTTAAGCCAAAAAGCAGACCTGCAAATTTCTTTCGTGGAGCCAATTGAAGACAAGACTTATATTCGTGCGCTCTATAAAGCTGCAGAAATAGAATGTCTGATCCCGTTTAGCGATAGGGCTTCGGTTGAGAATGGCATTATTTGCTGGGCCACCCTACTTTCAATGGGCTATTCGCCAGAAGAAGCGGATGTGCGCCTCGAGAAATTAAACCGGGTAGGGATGAGGCTAGAATTAAAAAACGGCATCAACCAATGTTCCGTAATTGATGATTCTTACATTGCCGATATCCCTTCACTTGCGATAGCACTTGATTTTCTGAACCTTCAAAATCAGCACCCTAAAAAAACATTAATCCTATCCGATTTACATGAAACCGGGAAGCAGGAAAGCCTGCTGTATAAGGAAATTGCGGATCTGCTCAAACAGAAAAATCTGCAGCGATTGATTGGGATTGGTCCTAATATCTCTTCTATGGCCTCCTTGTTTGACCTGGAAGCCTCATTCTTTGAAAGTACACAGGATTTTATAGATCATTTTCCAGCAGTACATTTCTACGATGAAACCATTCTGGTAAAGGGGGCGAGAAAGTTTGAATTTGAGCGCATCAGTAAGCTGATTGCCCAGAAAGTTCATGATACGGTATTGGAAATCGACCTGAACGGGCTTGCCGGAAACCTACAATTCTATAGGAATAAACTGCAGCCTGGCGTAAAAATCATGGCTATGGTGAAGGCATTTTCGTATGGAAGCGGTAGCTTTGAAATTGCCAATGTATTACAATACCATAAAGTTGATTACCTGGCTGTAGCCTATACAGACGAAGGTGTAGCCTTAAGAAAAGCTGGGATTACGATGCCTATTATGGTGATGAGTCCCGAGCCTTCTGCATTTGATGCCATCGTGAAATATAAATTGGAACCTGAAATTTATAACCTGGATGTCCTGAATAGCTTTTTAAATTTCCTTCATTTTGAAATCCGGGATTATCCGGTACATCTTAAAATTGATACCGGGATGCACCGTTTGGGATTCGAAGAAACTGAGGTTGATGAGTTATTGCGTACCCTTCAGGGGACTAAAAAACTTAAAGTGGCCTCCGCTTTTTCTCATTTGGTAGGCAGTGATGAAATCCAACATGATGAGTTTACAAAACATCAAATTGAACGGTTTAAGTCTATGGCGCAACGTATAACTGAGGGACTCGATTATAAATTTATCTGGCACATATCGAATACCTCTGGCATCTCTCGTCATCCGGAAGCCCAGTTTGATATGGTGCGTTTAGGTATCGGTTTATACGGACATGATGGTGGGTTAAACCACAATAAAGGGCTGCAAACTGTTGCCGTATTGAAAACAACGATCACCCAGGTAAAGGAGCTGAAGCCAAATGAAACTGTTGGCTACGGCCGCCAAGGGCTTTTACCAGATGGAGGAACGATTGCAACAGTCAAAATCGGTTATGCTGATGGCTATACCAGAAGGTTTGGAAACGGGGTTGGAAAGATGCTGGTCAATGGTCAGTTGGTGCCAACCGTTGGTGTCATCTGCATGGATATGTGCATGTTGGACGTAACCGGATTGGATGTTAAAACAGGCGATGAAGTGATCGTTTTTAATGGAAAGCTGACCGTAGCGATGCTTGCCGAGCAGATTGGAACTATCCCATATGAGATTTTAACGAATATTTCACAAAGAGTTAAACGGATTTATTTTTATGAGTAG
- a CDS encoding ABC transporter ATP-binding protein, with amino-acid sequence MKEKMALVEIDQSLLSRSINEGFSGGEKKRNEIFQMAMLEPQLAILDETDSGLDIDALRIVANGINQLRNEHRAILLITHYQRLLDYIQPDYVHVLYNGRIVKSGSKELAMELEERGYDFITDETDLAAKA; translated from the coding sequence ATGAAAGAAAAAATGGCTTTGGTAGAAATTGATCAATCTTTACTCAGCCGTTCCATTAATGAAGGCTTTTCTGGAGGAGAAAAGAAACGTAATGAGATATTTCAGATGGCCATGCTGGAGCCCCAACTTGCCATCCTAGATGAAACAGATTCCGGACTCGACATTGATGCCTTGCGTATTGTGGCCAATGGCATCAATCAATTGAGAAACGAACACCGTGCGATACTATTGATCACCCATTACCAGCGACTCCTGGATTATATCCAGCCAGACTATGTACATGTACTTTACAATGGCCGAATTGTTAAATCAGGTAGTAAAGAACTCGCCATGGAACTGGAAGAAAGAGGATACGATTTCATTACTGATGAAACAGATTTAGCTGCAAAAGCATAA
- the sufB gene encoding Fe-S cluster assembly protein SufB: MNEDLDMLEQSALNDYKYGFVTKIDTDTLPKGLNEGVITLISKKKNEPDWMLAWRLKAYAYWLKLAEPNWANIKHPPINYQDIIYYAAPKQKEQLNSLDEVDPELLKTFEKLGISLNEQKRLTGVAVDVVMDSVSIATSFKEQLSEIGVIFCSISEAIQKHPELVKKYLGSVVPMTDNYFAALNAAVFTDGSFCYIPKGVRCPMELSTYFRINAENSGQFERTLIIAEEGSYVSYLEGCTAPMRDENQLHAAVVELIAMEKAEIKYSTVQNWYPGDKEGNGGIYNFVTKRGICQGDYAKISWTQVETGSAITWKYPSVILKGDYSIGEFYSVAFTNHHQQADTGTKMIHLGKHTRSRIVAKGISAGQSQNSYRGLVRTAKGAINARNYSQCDSLLLGDKCGAHTFPYIEVKNKTAIIEHEATTSKIGEDQLFYCRQRGIDAEAAVALIVNGFAKEVMNQLPMEFAIEAQKLLAISMEGSVG, translated from the coding sequence ATGAATGAAGATTTGGATATGTTGGAGCAATCCGCACTAAATGATTACAAGTACGGCTTTGTTACAAAAATAGATACAGATACCCTCCCAAAAGGATTAAATGAGGGGGTGATTACACTCATTTCTAAGAAAAAAAACGAGCCGGACTGGATGCTTGCCTGGCGACTTAAAGCCTATGCTTATTGGTTAAAACTGGCTGAGCCCAACTGGGCCAATATCAAACACCCGCCAATTAATTATCAGGATATTATTTATTATGCGGCACCTAAACAAAAAGAGCAGCTCAACAGTCTGGATGAAGTTGATCCGGAACTCCTAAAAACTTTTGAAAAACTAGGCATTTCCTTGAATGAACAAAAGAGGCTTACAGGAGTAGCAGTTGATGTGGTGATGGACAGTGTATCGATTGCGACCTCTTTTAAAGAACAGTTGTCCGAAATTGGGGTCATCTTTTGTTCCATCAGTGAAGCCATTCAAAAACATCCGGAACTGGTAAAGAAATACCTGGGCTCGGTAGTGCCAATGACCGACAATTACTTCGCTGCCCTAAATGCTGCAGTTTTTACGGATGGATCTTTCTGTTATATTCCAAAAGGAGTACGATGCCCAATGGAACTCTCTACTTATTTCAGAATCAATGCCGAAAACTCTGGTCAATTTGAAAGAACATTGATCATTGCAGAAGAAGGAAGCTATGTGAGCTACCTGGAAGGTTGTACTGCACCAATGAGAGATGAAAATCAATTACATGCCGCAGTGGTAGAACTGATTGCGATGGAAAAGGCAGAAATTAAATATTCTACGGTTCAAAACTGGTATCCTGGTGATAAGGAAGGGAATGGAGGAATTTATAATTTTGTGACTAAACGCGGTATTTGCCAGGGAGACTATGCTAAAATCTCCTGGACACAGGTAGAAACCGGTTCGGCTATCACCTGGAAATATCCAAGTGTGATCCTCAAAGGAGACTATTCTATTGGTGAATTCTATTCAGTAGCCTTTACCAATCACCACCAGCAAGCAGATACGGGGACTAAAATGATACATCTTGGAAAACATACGAGAAGTAGAATTGTGGCCAAAGGAATTTCTGCCGGACAAAGTCAGAATAGTTACCGCGGACTGGTTCGTACAGCGAAAGGCGCCATTAATGCCCGCAATTACTCGCAATGTGACTCCCTTTTATTAGGTGATAAATGTGGTGCACATACTTTTCCTTATATAGAAGTAAAAAATAAAACCGCCATTATCGAGCATGAAGCGACGACTTCTAAAATTGGAGAAGACCAACTTTTCTATTGTCGTCAAAGGGGCATTGACGCAGAAGCCGCGGTCGCACTGATCGTAAACGGTTTTGCTAAAGAAGTGATGAATCAATTACCAATGGAATTTGCTATTGAAGCTCAAAAATTACTCGCCATCAGCATGGAAGGTAGCGTAGGCTAA